In Lonchura striata isolate bLonStr1 chromosome 14, bLonStr1.mat, whole genome shotgun sequence, one genomic interval encodes:
- the MCF2 gene encoding proto-oncogene DBL isoform X4, whose product MAEAGPRRGGRPARHAASFPGNLHLVMVLRPTGFFQRTFTDIGFRFSHEDFLLKLPVVMLSSVSDLLTYIDEQQLTPELGGTLEYCHSEWVIFRTAIESFALTVKEIAQMLQSFGTELAEAELPEDMLSIEHILALRTERYCQLKEDITAVTKEGNLLLSSFEEPNSGECSQEQQQERPGDWETVNRLLGQLREMETAFDGFWEKHQLKMEQYLQLWKFEQSFQEVKNAIEFLMGQQAELPDTGDSVPQVKQRLKDLDHFHGMAQELIGKAQLVILHGHQLAANHHYALNLICQQCNELRHHSDLLAEDIKRKQMRLQKTLELHTRLQQALQCCDEGAYLLANQQMDKCQSKEGAQKALQDIERFLESSSCYLNCDPQALHYDFESVLTSELKGQIQSVQVKLENVRSMFENRQCCFRRLLDKHVRPVQLVAPRPENPPRAKSPLFSPKHGVDFNSSLKFSFDLSLPGKKTSRKTPSSRKIEVMHDYQEKRSSLQCFISDSDDSLDILKGHVINELIETERVYVEELFTVLTGYRAEMDNPAMLILLPPVLRNRKDVLFGNMPEIYDFHNKIFLHSLENCLGAPERVGCCFLDRREDFQMYEKYCQNKPRSESLWRQCSESSFFQECQRKLEHKLGLDSYLLKPVQRLTKYQLLLKELLKYSTSCDGVQELQEALVAMLDLLKSVNDSMHQISITGYDGDLSELGKVLMQGSFSVWAGHRKGPTKMKELARFKPMQRHLFLYEKALVFCKKREEHGDGYDKTSSYSFKHFLKMNAVGITENVKGDHRKFEIWYSGREEVYVVQAQTVDLKMAWLNEIRKILFKQQELIKAAGEKQQPGSCSEQLPLSSQPQDRKQQRASISSEENDSERSSPVLQDCGLLSPQRQPPKGWPGGSQSLEICEGLDEWSGQQYLSTCSDTEEEENQLSPGKYKALADCKRRGSEDLLVKNGDEIQLLHEDGEGQWLVKNLNRRKEGWIPVHSLQIVVGDCRFRNAKVADFIARALGRRPGRRDGV is encoded by the exons GCGTCCTTCCCGGGGAACCTGCACTTGGTGATGGTTCTGCGTCCCACGGGCTTTTTCCAGCGCACCTTCACCGACATCGGCTTCCGCTTCAGCCACGAGGATTTCCTGCTCAAGTTACCG GTGgtgatgctgagctctgtcagtGACCTGCTGACCTACATCGATGAGCAGCAGCTGACCCCGGAGCTCGGGGGCACGCTGGAGTACTGCCACAGCGAGTGGGTCATCTTCAGGACG GCCATCGAGAGCTTTGCCCTGACGGTGAAGGAGATCGcgcagatgctgcagagctTCGGCACGGAGCTGGCGGAGGCGGAGCTGCCCGAGGACATGCTCTCCATCGAGCACATCCTGGCACTGCGCACCGAGCGCTACTGCCAGCTCAAG GAAGATATTACAGCGGTCACAAAGGAGGGAAACCTGCTTTTGAGCAGTTTTGAAGAGCCAAACTCAGGGGAATGCagtcaggagcagcagcaagagaGGCCTGGGGACTGGGAGACGGTGAATCG GTTGCTTGGTCAGCTGCGTGAGATGGAGACTGCTTTTGATGGCTTCTGGGAAAAGCACCAGTTAAAAATGGAACAATATTTACAGCTGTGGAAGTTTGAGCAAAGTTTTCAAGAG GTCAAGAATGCCATTGAGTTTTTAATGGGTCAGCAAGCGGAGCTGCCCGACACCGGTGACAGCGTCCCCCAGGTGAAGCAGAGGCTCAAGGACCTGGATCATTTCCATGGCATGGCTCAG GAGCTGATTGGGAAGGCCCAGCTGGTGATACTACACGGGCACCAGCTGGCAGCCAACCACCACTACGCCCTCAACCTGATCTGCCAGCAGTGCAACGAGCTGCGGCACCACTCCGACCTCCTGGCTGAGGACATCAAGAGGAAGCAGATGCGCCTGCAGAAGACCTTGGAGCTCCATACCCGCCTGCAGCAG gccctgcagtgctgtgatgAAGGTGCCTACCTGCTCGCCAACCAGCAGATGGACAAGTGCCAGTCTAAAGAAGGTGCTCAGAAAGCTCTCCAGGACATAGAAAGATTCCTTGAAAGCTCTTCATGCTACCTAAACTGTGATCCCCAAGCCCTGCACTACGACTTTGAGTCAGTTTTAACCTCCGAGTTGAAG ggCCAGATCCAGTCGGTGCAGGTGAAGCTGGAGAACGTGCGCAGCATGTTTGAGAACAGGCAGTGCTGCTTCAGGAGGCTGCTGGACAAGCACGTGCGGCCCGTGCAGCTGGTGGCTCCTCGGCCAGAAAACCCCCCCCGGGCCAAGTCCCCCCTCTTCTCTCCTAAGCACG GTGTAGATTTTAATTCCAGTttgaaattttcatttgatctctctctccctgggaagaaaacttCAAGAAAAACTCCAAGTTCTCGCAAg aTCGAGGTCATGCACGACTACCAGGAGAAGAGGAGCTCCCTGCAGTGCTTCATTTCAGACAGCGATGACAGCTTGGATATTCTGAAGGG ccATGTCATAAATGAGCTTATAGAAACAGAGAGGGTGTATGTGGAGGAGCTCTTCACTGTTCTGACG GGCTACAGGGCTGAGATGGATAATCCTGCCATGCTCATCCTCCTGCCCCCCGTGCTGAGGAACAGGAAGGACGTTCTCTTCGGGAACATGCCCGAGATCTACGACTTCCACAACAA AATTTTCCTGCACAGCCTGGAAAACTGCCTGGGAGCACCTGAGAGAGTGGGATGTTGTTTCCTAGACAGG CGGGAGGATTTCCAGATGTATGAGAAGTACTGCCAGAACAAGCCCCGCTCTGAGTCCCTGTGGAGGCAGTGCTCCGAGAGCTCCTTCTTCCAG GAATGCCAAAGAAAATTGGAACACAAACTGGGGCTGGATTCCTATCTGCTCAAACCAGTGCAGCGCCTGACAAAGTACCAGCTGCTCCTGAAG GAGCTGCTAAAGTACAGCACGAGCTGTGATGGGGTTCAGGAACTTCAAGAAGCTCTGGTTGCAATGCTGGATTTGCTGAAGTCAGTCAACGACTCCATGCATCAGATTTCAATCACAGGATATGAC GGTGACCTGAGCGAGCTGGGGAAGGTGTTGATGCAGGGATCTTTCAGTGTTTGGGCAGGACACCGAAAGGGGCCCACCAAAATGAAGGAGCTGGCCAGGTTCAAGCCCATGCAGAGGCACCTGTTCCTGTATGAGAAAGCCTTGGTGTTCTGCAAGAAGCGAGAGGAGCACGGGGATGGCTACGACAAAACCTCCTCGTACAGCTTCAAGCACTTCCTGAAG ATGAATGCAGTTGGGATAACTGAGAATGTGAAGGGAGATCACCGGAAATTTGAGATCTGGTACAGCGGGAGAGAAGAGGTGTACGTGGTGCAG gcCCAAACAGTAGATCTGAAGATGGCATGGTTgaatgaaataagaaaaattttGTTCAAGCAGCAAGAGCTTATAAAAG CAgcaggggagaagcagcagcctggctcgTGCTCGGAGCAGCTCCCGCTCTCCTCCCAGCCACAGGACAG GAAGCAGCAGAGAGCCTCCATCAGCTCGGAGGAGAACGACTCGGAGCGCAGCAGCCCGGTGCTGCAGGACTGCGGGCTGCTGTCCCCCCAGAGGCAGCCCCCCAAAG GCTGGCCAGGAGGGTCCCAGTCCCTGGAGATCTGCGAGGGGCTGGACGAGTGGTCGGGGCAGCAGTACCTCTCCACCTGCTCGGAcaccgaggaggaggagaaccaGCTG TCTCCAGGAAAATACAAAGCCCTTGCAGACTGCAAGAGGAGAGGCTCAGAGGACCTGctggtgaaaaatggggatgaAATTCAGCTCTTGCATGAAGATGGTGAGGGACAGTG GTTGGTGAAAAAcctaaacagaagaaaagaaggctGGATTCCTGTCCACAGTCTGCAGATTGTAGTCGGTGACTGCAGATTTCGGAATGCCAAAGTTGCAG ATTTCATTGCAAGAGCGCTGGGTAGAAGACCGGGGAGAAGAGATGGAGTCTGA